A region of the Vibrio chagasii genome:
AGCAGGAAAAAAACCGACGAACAAAGAAAAAGCGATGATAGCTCTAACTCTTAAAAGCAAGTACCCGTTAAAGCACTTACTGCACACTCTACAGCTAGCAAAAAGTGTCTTTTATTACCAGGCTCAAACGAGCAAGCGCCCAAATAGCTACGAACGTGAGCTGCGGTTGATAAAGTCAATTTATCATGAGCATAAGGGACGATATGGCTACCGCCGTATTCACTTGGAACTAAAAAATCAGGGGGTCATACTTAATCACAAAACGGTTCAAAGGCTTATGGCTCAGCTCAACCTTAAATCGACGGTCAGGATTAAAAAGTATCGTTCATATCGAGGAGAGTCTGGAACAGCAGCTCCCAACGTGCTTGAAAGAGATTTTAGTGCGACTCAACCCGATGAAAAATGGGTAACTGATGTCACGGAGTTCAAAGTAAAAGAGCAGAAAGTATACTTGTCTCCCGTTGTCGACTTGTTTACTCAGGAGGTGGTTGCTTATAGAGTGGCCAAAAATGCCTGCTTGCCGCTTGTCACGGATATGCTGACGGAAGCCATATCAAAGCTTAAACCCAACTCAAAGCCAATTATACATAGCGATCAAGGTTGGCAATATCGCCATCGACAGTATCAAAAAAAGGTAGCGGAGAGTGGGTTAACACAAAGCATGTCGAGAAAAGGTAACTGCTTGGATAATGCGGTTGCTGAAAACTTTTTTGCTTTACTCAAAACAGAGATGTATCACAACCAAAGCTTTGAAGATGCAGATGCTCTGATAGAGCAAATTAAAGAATACATCGAGTACTACAATACCAAACGTATAAAAGTGAAACTAAAAGGCCTGACTCCGATAGAATATCGAACTCAGGCCTTGAAAGCCGCTTAACAGAAATGTCCAACTTTACGGGGTCACTTCACCAGCATCGGCTTTTTTGTATCTATAAATTACCTCTCAACAAGCCCCACAGAGCAAAGTCATCTAGACCAATCACATAACCAAAATCAAAGAGGGTTAAGAAATAGCACTAAAATGCAGCCCCTTACTAACGCTTAGCGAAGCATTAATGCCAATTCTAATAAGAACATCAAACTAAGAAATAGACCCTTTAGACACGGTTAGAATACGTAAACATACACTATACGAACATCTAGCCTGACTAACGTTAACCAAAAGAAAGATAGAGTACTTCAGGAGAGTTAAGAGTCCCACTATAGACTGCTAGCCACATCTTCCATTGTAGGGAAGATTATGTAGCGTCCAACCTCTGAACCCGTTTGTTACCAGAAACTACCAAGGTAAAGTCACTGTTGAGGTTAGGACTTTCATATCACGCTAGACTGAAGAAGTAATTGAAGATAAGTAACCTTATAAGACATTGCCAGAGCGATGAGAGTCTAAAACCTCGTGCTCAGTAGCGTAATAATTAGGGGAACGGCATAACCTTTTCGGGA
Encoded here:
- a CDS encoding IS3 family transposase; its protein translation is MIALTLKSKYPLKHLLHTLQLAKSVFYYQAQTSKRPNSYERELRLIKSIYHEHKGRYGYRRIHLELKNQGVILNHKTVQRLMAQLNLKSTVRIKKYRSYRGESGTAAPNVLERDFSATQPDEKWVTDVTEFKVKEQKVYLSPVVDLFTQEVVAYRVAKNACLPLVTDMLTEAISKLKPNSKPIIHSDQGWQYRHRQYQKKVAESGLTQSMSRKGNCLDNAVAENFFALLKTEMYHNQSFEDADALIEQIKEYIEYYNTKRIKVKLKGLTPIEYRTQALKAA